One stretch of Muribaculum intestinale DNA includes these proteins:
- a CDS encoding pimeloyl-ACP methyl esterase BioG family protein, producing the protein MIQRIIHKSNDNHDLILIFLGWGTDAQAISTLRYPGCDIMAVWDYRDPSFDTSHIQRYRNIYLFAWSMGVMMAERVLCGHPDIRPTLSIAVNGSPYPIDDLRGIPYAIFTGTLDGLDESSLQKFRRRMCRNKEEYAGYRDVQPDRPIDELRDELRILGMLAKENHTIHSTTLKWDRAIIAGNDRIFPADNLRRAWDTLSTRIRITEDGHLPDWQTIINQEIIDKDYVARKFMRSLPTYDNEAVAQKAIAGHLWDMWRNELACRSPQSIIEAGFGTGTMTRLYMSELKPSHLILWDLCPSDIEFTCTSVETLTGDAEEFMSRQPDTSVDAIVSASTIQWFNSPSGFISNAARALSSGGHLVISTFGERNMQELTQVTNLPLRYLTLNELVGLLPANMRLLAADQEDITLRFDSPKEVMRHLRATGVNGMRGTDTPLSRILSGYPRNHDGSVNLTYHPLYLIAEKT; encoded by the coding sequence ATGATTCAACGAATTATACATAAATCCAACGACAACCACGACCTAATTCTGATATTTCTCGGCTGGGGCACCGATGCGCAAGCAATAAGCACTCTGCGATACCCCGGCTGCGATATAATGGCCGTATGGGATTACCGCGACCCATCCTTTGACACGTCGCATATACAACGCTATCGCAACATCTACCTGTTTGCCTGGTCAATGGGAGTGATGATGGCAGAACGCGTATTATGCGGCCATCCCGACATACGCCCTACTCTGTCAATTGCCGTTAACGGAAGTCCTTACCCGATAGATGATTTGAGAGGAATTCCATATGCAATTTTCACCGGTACCCTTGACGGGCTCGACGAATCCTCGCTGCAGAAATTCCGGCGACGCATGTGCCGGAATAAAGAAGAATATGCCGGATATCGAGATGTACAACCCGACCGGCCCATAGATGAGCTACGCGACGAACTTCGTATCCTTGGCATGCTTGCCAAAGAGAATCACACCATACATTCCACCACATTAAAATGGGACCGGGCAATAATCGCGGGAAATGACCGTATATTTCCCGCCGACAACCTTAGGCGGGCGTGGGATACCCTATCCACTCGAATCCGCATCACCGAAGATGGCCACCTGCCGGACTGGCAGACAATCATAAATCAGGAAATCATCGACAAAGATTATGTAGCCCGGAAATTTATGCGCTCACTTCCAACATATGATAACGAAGCTGTGGCACAGAAAGCAATAGCCGGTCATCTATGGGATATGTGGCGAAATGAGCTTGCCTGCCGCTCTCCTCAGTCAATAATCGAGGCCGGATTCGGCACCGGAACAATGACGCGCCTTTACATGTCGGAATTGAAACCGTCGCATCTGATTCTCTGGGATTTGTGTCCATCCGATATTGAGTTTACCTGTACTTCGGTCGAGACATTGACCGGGGATGCCGAAGAATTCATGTCTCGTCAGCCTGACACTTCTGTCGATGCCATTGTAAGCGCCTCCACTATACAATGGTTTAATTCACCGTCCGGATTCATATCCAACGCCGCACGTGCGCTGTCCTCGGGCGGCCATCTCGTAATCTCCACATTCGGAGAGCGCAATATGCAGGAACTCACACAAGTGACCAACCTCCCGCTGCGTTATCTCACCTTAAATGAACTCGTCGGGCTACTCCCCGCAAATATGCGCCTGCTGGCAGCAGATCAGGAAGATATAACATTGCGTTTCGACTCTCCAAAAGAAGTGATGCGACATCTGCGTGCTACCGGAGTCAACGGTATGCGCGGCACTGATACACCTCTCAGCCGTATTCTTTCCGGATATCCGAGAAATCACGACGGAAGTGTAAATCTTACCTACCATCCCCTTTACCTAATTGCAGAAAAAACATGA
- the nadC gene encoding carboxylating nicotinate-nucleotide diphosphorylase: MKTTDQLIDDLLNLAFAEDVGDGDHTTLSTIPAEATGRQHLLVKEEGIIAGIEIAKKVFEKFDSSLKITQYINDGAHVKPGDIAFVVEGPVRSLLQTERVMLNIMQRMSGIATMTARYQERLAGLKTKVLDTRKTTPGMRMLEKMAVKIGGGENHRIGLFDMILIKDNHVDFAGGIPQAVNSAKKYLAEKGKDLKIEVEVRNTEEILQALEAGVDRIMLDNFTPERTKEAVELINGRAEVESSGGITLETLRDYGECGVDFISVGALTHSVKGLDMSFKHC, from the coding sequence ATGAAAACTACCGACCAACTCATCGACGACCTGCTCAACCTTGCTTTTGCCGAAGATGTGGGCGACGGCGACCATACCACTCTCAGCACCATCCCGGCCGAGGCTACAGGCCGACAGCACCTCCTCGTAAAGGAAGAGGGCATAATAGCCGGTATCGAGATTGCAAAAAAGGTATTTGAGAAATTCGATTCCTCGCTGAAGATTACACAATACATCAACGACGGCGCCCATGTAAAGCCCGGCGATATCGCATTCGTGGTCGAAGGGCCTGTGCGCTCTCTGCTACAGACCGAGCGCGTCATGCTCAATATAATGCAACGCATGAGCGGCATCGCCACAATGACCGCACGCTATCAGGAACGCCTCGCAGGACTTAAAACAAAAGTACTCGATACGCGCAAGACAACTCCCGGCATGCGCATGCTCGAAAAAATGGCCGTCAAAATCGGAGGAGGCGAAAACCACCGTATCGGATTGTTTGACATGATTCTCATAAAGGACAATCATGTCGATTTCGCAGGTGGTATACCCCAGGCAGTAAACTCCGCGAAGAAATACCTTGCCGAAAAAGGCAAAGACCTTAAAATAGAAGTCGAGGTGCGCAACACCGAAGAAATACTTCAGGCTCTCGAAGCCGGAGTGGACCGCATCATGCTCGACAACTTCACCCCGGAGCGCACGAAAGAAGCTGTAGAACTTATAAACGGACGCGCCGAAGTTGAATCTTCGGGCGGCATAACACTCGAAACTCTCCGCGACTATGGCGAATGTGGCGTCGACTTCATTTCCGTAGGTGCCCTTACCCACTCGGTCAAGGGACTTGACATGAGTTTCAAACATTGCTGA
- a CDS encoding aminotransferase class I/II-fold pyridoxal phosphate-dependent enzyme — translation MPTFRATLEQLRQSGNLRHIPLPGSGRECIDLSSNDYLGLASRHGLQQEFMDLSENRLAPLTASASRLLAAGQDDFHALEELLSSLYGRSVLLFNSGYHANVGTVSAIASEETMILADKLVHASIIDGIVLSRARFARFHHNDISHLERLLEKHHKEYERILVIVESVYSMDGDQCNLDSLIALKEHYPNVMLYVDEAHAFGVIGDRGLGLVKSNPRGHMVDIIVGTLGKAAASSGAFVATSPDIREFLVNRARSFIFSTAIPPMVCRWSRYIIEKIIGMDTERARLQEITRRMSSILAPYLALPPQPSHIMPLVTGDAVRTVELSQKLLQHGVKVLPIRTPTVPPGTERLRFSLSAALTDSDLQNVSVAIAATLHRL, via the coding sequence ATGCCAACATTCAGAGCCACCTTAGAGCAACTGCGCCAATCAGGCAACCTGCGCCATATACCCCTGCCCGGTTCGGGCAGGGAGTGTATCGATCTGTCAAGCAACGACTATCTCGGGCTTGCTTCGCGTCACGGACTACAGCAGGAATTCATGGATTTGTCTGAAAACCGCTTGGCACCGCTCACCGCATCCGCCTCGCGTCTGCTCGCTGCCGGACAGGATGATTTCCATGCACTTGAAGAGTTGCTGTCGTCACTGTATGGAAGGTCAGTATTGCTGTTCAACAGCGGCTATCATGCCAATGTCGGAACTGTATCGGCCATAGCGTCAGAAGAAACGATGATACTTGCCGACAAACTTGTCCATGCCTCGATAATCGACGGCATCGTGCTTTCACGTGCCAGATTTGCCCGATTCCACCACAATGACATCTCACATCTCGAGCGCCTGCTTGAGAAACATCACAAGGAATATGAACGTATCCTTGTTATTGTCGAATCGGTATACAGCATGGATGGCGACCAATGCAATCTCGACTCACTAATCGCATTAAAAGAGCATTACCCCAACGTAATGCTCTACGTCGACGAGGCCCACGCATTCGGCGTCATAGGCGACCGAGGACTCGGCCTCGTGAAAAGCAATCCGCGAGGTCATATGGTCGATATCATTGTAGGCACGCTTGGCAAAGCGGCCGCGTCATCCGGCGCATTTGTCGCCACAAGCCCCGACATACGCGAGTTTCTCGTAAACCGTGCACGCAGTTTTATCTTCTCCACCGCCATTCCACCCATGGTATGCCGATGGAGCAGATATATTATTGAAAAAATTATCGGTATGGACACCGAGCGCGCACGCCTCCAAGAGATTACACGCAGGATGTCCTCAATATTGGCGCCATATTTGGCTCTTCCCCCACAGCCAAGCCACATAATGCCTTTGGTGACAGGAGACGCAGTGCGCACTGTAGAGCTATCGCAAAAACTGCTTCAGCATGGGGTAAAAGTGCTCCCTATACGTACTCCGACGGTCCCTCCAGGCACTGAACGTCTTCGCTTCAGCTTGAGCGCGGCCCTCACGGATTCTGACCTCCAAAATGTAAGCGTTGCTATTGCCGCCACGCTTCATCGACTATGA
- a CDS encoding ATP-dependent Clp protease ATP-binding subunit — MDTIFSNELKHVLDQSRTEAIRHNNNVVTPEHMLMAIMSQSGSHAFQAIQQLIDADTMYQLRDTLDRSLFQGTAGVSNISVSDLANRIIKLSVLEAKMLKSEIVDSEHLLLALFHNKEVQGTEAFRAFIDAGVTYEAIYKLLANVADAPSMGTSFGDDEDDEDDDMPGSSSDRASSGSSQQSVPSSSQRAAGRRGNDTPVLDKFGNDMTRAAEEGRLDPVIGRDTEIERLAQILSRRKKNNPVLIGEPGVGKSAIVEGLALRIVQRKVSRILFDKRVISLDMASIVAGTKYRGQFEERIKGILNELSKNKDVILFIDELHTIVGAGNAAGSMDAANLLKPALARGEIQCIGATTLDEYRKNIEKDGALERRFQKVMVEPTSSEETLIILNNIKDKYEEHHNVTYTPDALEACVKLTERYVSDRNFPDKAIDAMDEAGSRVHVTNIVVPREIEQLEVQISEANASKLQAAQNQNFESAASFRDKEHRLKKELDEAKSKWEASLNDIREVVDEEKVAEVVAMMTGVPVQRIAQAEGMRLRELGPKLKNNIIGQDQAIDKIVKAIQRNRVGLKDPNKPIGTFMFLGPTGVGKTHLAKKLAEYLFDSADTLIRVDMSEYMEKFTVSRLVGAPPGYVGYEEGGQLTEKVRQHPYSIVLLDEIEKAHPDVFNLLLQVLDEGRLTDSLGRRVDFKNTIIIMTSNIGSRQLKDFGTGVGFNTRAADKEYSHGVIQKALNKAFSPEFLNRVDDIVMFDELDRDAIFRIIDIELAGFYKRVASLGYTLDITAAAKDFIAKKGYDPQFGARPLKRAIQKYLEDELAELIINASVTPGARICVGYDECADKIVTEINAPDSVSDKDAEPADDDSAAPEK; from the coding sequence TACAATGTATCAATTACGTGATACTCTTGACCGCAGTCTGTTTCAAGGTACTGCGGGGGTGAGTAATATTTCTGTCAGCGATCTGGCCAACCGCATTATAAAACTCAGCGTGCTTGAGGCCAAGATGCTGAAGAGCGAGATTGTCGACTCTGAGCATCTGTTGCTGGCTCTCTTCCATAATAAGGAGGTACAGGGAACTGAGGCGTTCCGTGCATTTATTGATGCCGGAGTCACCTATGAGGCTATCTATAAATTGCTCGCCAACGTGGCTGATGCTCCAAGTATGGGCACATCGTTTGGCGACGATGAAGATGATGAAGATGACGATATGCCGGGCTCATCGTCAGACAGAGCTTCGTCGGGTTCTTCCCAGCAGAGTGTGCCATCTTCTTCCCAGCGGGCTGCCGGACGCCGTGGCAACGACACTCCGGTGCTTGATAAATTCGGCAATGATATGACACGTGCGGCCGAGGAGGGGCGTCTTGACCCTGTGATAGGCCGCGATACGGAGATAGAGCGTCTGGCGCAGATATTGAGCCGTCGCAAGAAAAACAATCCGGTGCTTATCGGAGAGCCGGGTGTGGGCAAGTCGGCTATTGTCGAAGGGCTTGCTCTGCGTATCGTACAGCGCAAGGTGTCGCGTATACTGTTTGACAAGAGGGTGATATCGCTCGACATGGCTTCAATCGTGGCCGGTACAAAGTACCGCGGTCAGTTTGAAGAGCGTATAAAAGGCATTCTCAATGAGCTCTCGAAAAACAAGGACGTGATTCTGTTTATCGACGAGCTGCATACTATTGTCGGGGCTGGTAATGCCGCCGGCTCGATGGATGCCGCCAATCTGCTCAAGCCGGCTCTTGCCCGCGGAGAGATACAGTGCATAGGCGCCACTACTCTCGATGAGTACCGTAAGAATATAGAGAAGGATGGGGCGCTTGAACGTCGATTCCAGAAGGTGATGGTCGAACCGACATCATCAGAAGAGACACTGATAATTCTTAATAATATCAAGGATAAATATGAGGAGCATCATAATGTGACCTATACTCCTGATGCACTGGAAGCCTGTGTCAAACTTACCGAACGGTATGTGAGCGACCGCAATTTCCCTGACAAGGCTATTGATGCCATGGATGAGGCCGGCTCTCGTGTGCATGTTACGAATATTGTGGTGCCGCGTGAAATCGAACAGCTTGAGGTGCAGATTTCAGAGGCTAACGCGTCTAAGCTACAGGCTGCACAGAATCAGAATTTTGAATCGGCGGCTTCGTTCCGCGACAAGGAGCATCGTCTGAAGAAGGAACTCGACGAGGCTAAGAGTAAATGGGAAGCCTCGCTCAACGATATACGCGAGGTGGTTGATGAAGAGAAAGTAGCCGAGGTCGTGGCGATGATGACCGGTGTGCCCGTGCAGCGCATAGCCCAGGCCGAGGGTATGCGTCTGCGAGAGTTGGGCCCTAAACTCAAGAACAACATTATCGGGCAGGACCAGGCGATTGACAAGATTGTGAAGGCCATACAGCGTAATCGTGTCGGACTTAAGGATCCCAACAAACCGATAGGAACATTCATGTTCCTCGGTCCGACCGGTGTCGGAAAGACGCATCTTGCGAAGAAGCTCGCCGAATACCTGTTTGACAGCGCCGACACTCTTATACGCGTCGATATGAGCGAGTATATGGAGAAGTTTACTGTGAGCCGCCTCGTAGGAGCGCCTCCGGGGTATGTGGGCTATGAGGAAGGTGGACAACTTACGGAGAAAGTGCGTCAGCATCCTTATTCGATTGTGTTGCTCGACGAGATTGAAAAGGCTCATCCCGATGTGTTCAACCTGTTGCTTCAGGTGCTTGACGAGGGACGCCTGACCGACAGCCTCGGACGCCGCGTCGACTTCAAGAACACAATAATCATCATGACCTCCAATATCGGAAGCCGCCAGCTTAAGGATTTCGGTACGGGTGTAGGCTTCAATACCCGTGCCGCCGACAAGGAGTATAGCCATGGTGTTATACAGAAGGCTCTCAACAAGGCGTTCTCGCCTGAGTTCCTCAACCGTGTGGATGATATCGTGATGTTCGACGAGCTTGACCGCGATGCGATATTCCGTATTATCGATATCGAGCTTGCCGGATTCTACAAGAGGGTGGCATCGCTCGGATATACGCTTGACATTACTGCCGCCGCCAAGGACTTCATCGCCAAGAAAGGATACGATCCTCAGTTTGGCGCCCGTCCGCTCAAACGTGCTATCCAGAAGTATCTTGAAGATGAGCTTGCCGAGTTGATTATCAACGCATCTGTGACTCCTGGTGCAAGAATCTGTGTGGGTTATGATGAGTGTGCCGATAAAATTGTCACAGAAATCAATGCTCCTGATTCGGTTTCGGACAAAGACGCAGAGCCGGCTGATGATGACTCTGCAGCTCCCGAAAAATGA
- a CDS encoding 3'-5' exonuclease, with translation MNVNTLILSISKERLAELPVVAYPGHIVVVNTPEQAASALCAIKRCPVVGFDTETKPSFRKGHPNKVALIQVSTGDCCYLFRINKFGITKELCDFFEDPGILKIGLSLKDDFHVMHRGIQFSPAGFIDLQDIVSGYAIHDSSLQKIYGIVFGERISKSQRLSNWEATVLTAPQQIYAAIDAWACLRIYHALTSGSFNPQDSPYIMIPDSSDDESKH, from the coding sequence ATGAATGTCAACACCTTAATATTATCCATATCCAAAGAGCGACTCGCGGAGTTGCCCGTTGTGGCCTATCCGGGCCACATAGTGGTTGTCAATACACCGGAGCAGGCTGCAAGCGCCCTGTGCGCAATAAAGCGCTGCCCCGTAGTAGGATTCGACACCGAGACTAAACCTTCGTTCCGTAAAGGGCATCCCAATAAAGTAGCCCTTATCCAAGTATCCACCGGTGACTGCTGCTATCTGTTCCGAATCAACAAATTCGGCATCACCAAAGAATTGTGCGATTTCTTTGAAGACCCGGGGATACTTAAAATTGGACTGTCGCTGAAGGATGACTTCCATGTAATGCACCGTGGCATTCAATTCTCCCCTGCCGGGTTTATCGACCTTCAGGATATCGTGTCAGGATATGCGATTCACGACTCAAGCCTTCAGAAAATATATGGAATCGTATTCGGTGAACGCATATCCAAAAGCCAGAGGTTGAGCAACTGGGAAGCAACAGTGCTCACAGCCCCTCAGCAGATTTATGCAGCAATTGACGCATGGGCATGCCTGAGAATTTATCACGCACTCACGAGTGGCTCGTTCAATCCGCAGGATTCGCCCTACATAATGATTCCTGACTCTTCCGACGACGAGAGCAAACATTAG
- the fabD gene encoding ACP S-malonyltransferase: protein MKAFVFPGQGAQFVGMGKDLYENNAEARAMFEKANEILGFRITDLMFEGTDEDLRQTKVTQPAIFLHSVIIAKVIEETTGIKPDMAAGHSLGEFCALVVAGALSFEDGLRLVSARAQAMQKACEMKPSTMAAIIALPDEKVEEICESVDGVVVCANYNCPGQLVISGEIEAIDAACAKATEAGAKRALKLKVGGAFHSPCMEPARAELAAAIENTPVHTPKCPVYQNVDALPHTDPVEIKANLIAQLTAPVRWTKTVQNMIADGATEFIEFGPGKVLQGLVAKIGKGADLTISGYEKL from the coding sequence ATGAAAGCATTTGTATTCCCCGGCCAAGGCGCACAGTTCGTAGGTATGGGCAAAGACCTCTACGAGAACAATGCCGAGGCCCGCGCAATGTTTGAGAAAGCCAACGAAATCCTCGGTTTCCGCATCACAGACCTCATGTTTGAGGGCACCGATGAGGATTTACGTCAGACCAAAGTTACCCAGCCCGCGATATTCCTCCATTCAGTAATCATCGCAAAGGTAATCGAAGAAACTACAGGCATCAAGCCCGACATGGCTGCCGGACACTCGCTCGGTGAGTTCTGCGCACTCGTTGTTGCCGGAGCACTGAGCTTCGAGGACGGTCTGCGTCTGGTAAGCGCCCGCGCGCAGGCTATGCAGAAAGCCTGTGAGATGAAGCCCTCAACAATGGCTGCTATCATCGCACTTCCCGACGAGAAAGTCGAGGAAATCTGCGAAAGTGTAGACGGCGTGGTCGTATGTGCCAACTACAACTGCCCCGGCCAACTCGTAATCTCAGGGGAAATAGAGGCTATCGACGCAGCTTGCGCAAAAGCCACAGAAGCCGGCGCAAAACGCGCACTCAAACTTAAAGTCGGAGGCGCTTTCCACAGCCCCTGCATGGAACCGGCACGTGCCGAGCTCGCAGCAGCAATCGAGAATACTCCGGTTCACACTCCCAAGTGTCCCGTCTACCAGAATGTCGACGCTCTGCCTCATACCGACCCAGTCGAAATCAAGGCTAACCTGATTGCTCAGCTCACCGCACCCGTACGCTGGACTAAAACCGTGCAGAACATGATTGCAGACGGTGCTACCGAGTTTATAGAATTCGGCCCCGGTAAAGTTCTTCAGGGACTTGTTGCCAAGATTGGCAAAGGCGCCGACCTTACCATATCAGGCTACGAAAAGCTCTGA
- the bioD gene encoding dethiobiotin synthase: protein MNGVYFISGIDTDAGKTYITGMLAKRLMEKGHKVATQKFIQTGNDTWSEDIEAHRKIMGIEMLPEDLDHTTAPVIFSYPASAQLAARIDGRDIDLDIIKKSTDILASRYDVVLVEGAGGLMVPITDDFFTIDYVARYELPIILVTNGVLGSINHTILSLEAIRSRGIKLFSVIYNTFFDNDRIIAKDTREFIGRYVSRHFPDASFIEM from the coding sequence ATGAATGGAGTATACTTTATATCCGGCATCGACACCGATGCCGGAAAGACATATATAACCGGCATGCTTGCCAAGCGACTGATGGAAAAAGGTCATAAAGTCGCTACTCAGAAGTTCATACAGACCGGCAACGACACATGGTCGGAAGATATCGAGGCTCACCGCAAAATAATGGGTATAGAAATGCTCCCGGAAGATCTCGACCACACTACAGCTCCTGTCATCTTCAGCTATCCGGCCTCAGCCCAGCTTGCAGCACGCATCGATGGACGCGACATAGACCTTGACATTATCAAAAAATCGACCGATATTCTCGCCTCACGCTACGATGTGGTGCTTGTCGAAGGTGCCGGCGGCCTTATGGTACCCATTACCGACGACTTCTTCACCATAGACTATGTAGCCCGGTATGAGTTGCCGATAATACTCGTCACAAACGGCGTGCTCGGCTCAATAAACCATACCATTCTCTCCCTCGAAGCCATCAGGAGCCGTGGCATAAAACTGTTTTCGGTCATTTACAACACATTTTTTGACAATGACCGAATCATTGCGAAAGACACAAGAGAATTTATAGGCAGATATGTCTCCCGACACTTTCCGGATGCATCATTCATAGAGATGTAA
- the rho gene encoding transcription termination factor Rho, with the protein MYKYDELDAMSSQQLADIAGNLGVTKFDAENKEDLVYKILDQQAEVAANNSAASNTNNKKTRQPKQKKGRQPKSDNSNNELATEPSEATNNVENQGKDKKPRDNQRQGKKNRQADNQTIEEQQEKPTSSDSENLPIEIPQPPRRKPGRPSKAQLAAEAAAEKARAELLAIQQIPTSEAKNPSDEKPQTVAELTASDNPEMNEVNPPISNPLALLPSAELQPAQDGITTENTPSDNTTDAPQQINEGQQQQKRRDFRPSKDSSFGSFFRTERKFVPRSQREKEEAAAAAAVAPIVIQEPAQNMAMQKQQQQQNKKNKRNRNNNNNNRDFIPEPQQPRYNFDGLLLASGVLEITPEGYGFLRSSDYNYLASPDDIYVTQQQIKQYGLKTGDVVEGWIRPPKENEKYFPLGEVRDVNGRTPEYIRDRVPFEHLTPLFPDEKFDLTGGRSSNISTRVVDMFSPIGKGQRGLIVAPPKTGKTILLKDIANAIAENHPETYIMILLIDERPEEVTDMSRSVNAEVIASTFDEPAERHVKIAGIVLEKAKRLVECGHDVVILLDSITRLARAYNTVSPASGKILSGGVDANALQKPKRFFGAARNIEGGGSLTIIATALTETSSKMDEVIFEEFKGTGNMELQLDRKLSNKRIFPAVDIMASSTRRDDLLQRQETLQRIWILRRYLSDRTSIEAMEFMRDQMEKTRDNDELLRSMNA; encoded by the coding sequence ATGTACAAATACGACGAACTCGACGCAATGTCGTCCCAGCAACTGGCAGATATCGCCGGCAATTTAGGCGTAACGAAATTTGACGCCGAGAATAAGGAGGACCTTGTCTATAAAATTCTCGACCAGCAGGCCGAGGTCGCCGCCAACAACTCTGCGGCAAGCAACACTAATAATAAAAAAACACGCCAGCCAAAGCAAAAAAAAGGCAGACAGCCCAAAAGCGACAACAGCAACAACGAATTGGCTACAGAACCATCTGAAGCCACAAACAACGTCGAAAACCAAGGTAAAGATAAAAAGCCACGCGACAACCAGCGACAAGGCAAGAAAAACAGACAGGCCGACAATCAGACGATTGAGGAACAGCAGGAAAAACCCACCTCCTCTGACAGCGAAAATCTGCCCATAGAAATCCCTCAGCCCCCGCGACGCAAACCGGGGCGCCCCTCTAAAGCACAGCTTGCAGCTGAAGCGGCTGCTGAAAAAGCCCGCGCAGAGCTCCTTGCCATCCAACAGATTCCGACATCCGAAGCCAAGAATCCCTCCGATGAAAAGCCTCAGACGGTTGCAGAATTGACAGCATCGGATAATCCGGAAATGAATGAAGTAAATCCGCCGATTTCAAATCCTCTGGCACTACTCCCCTCTGCTGAACTTCAGCCCGCACAGGACGGCATCACGACTGAAAATACCCCCTCGGACAATACCACTGATGCACCTCAACAAATAAATGAGGGCCAGCAGCAACAGAAAAGAAGAGACTTCCGCCCGTCAAAGGACAGTTCATTTGGCTCTTTCTTCCGCACCGAACGTAAATTCGTGCCACGCTCTCAGCGCGAAAAAGAAGAAGCCGCCGCCGCTGCCGCCGTCGCACCTATAGTAATTCAGGAGCCGGCCCAGAATATGGCTATGCAAAAGCAGCAACAGCAGCAGAATAAAAAGAACAAGCGCAACCGCAACAATAACAACAATAACCGCGACTTTATCCCGGAGCCCCAACAGCCCCGATATAATTTCGACGGTCTGCTGCTCGCGTCAGGCGTTCTCGAGATTACGCCGGAAGGATATGGATTCCTGCGTTCAAGCGATTACAATTATCTTGCATCGCCCGACGACATATACGTCACACAGCAGCAGATCAAGCAGTATGGGCTGAAGACAGGCGACGTTGTCGAAGGCTGGATTCGTCCGCCGAAAGAAAACGAAAAATATTTCCCTCTCGGCGAAGTTCGCGATGTAAACGGACGCACACCCGAATATATCCGCGACCGCGTACCCTTTGAACACCTGACCCCCCTCTTCCCCGACGAAAAATTCGACCTCACCGGCGGTAGGTCAAGCAATATCTCCACACGCGTGGTCGACATGTTCTCGCCAATCGGCAAGGGCCAGCGCGGTCTTATTGTAGCTCCGCCTAAAACCGGCAAGACCATACTGCTCAAAGATATCGCCAATGCCATTGCGGAAAACCATCCCGAGACCTATATCATGATTCTTCTCATTGATGAACGCCCCGAGGAGGTAACCGATATGAGCCGTAGCGTAAACGCCGAGGTCATAGCCTCTACATTTGACGAACCGGCCGAGCGCCACGTCAAGATTGCAGGCATCGTGCTTGAGAAAGCTAAACGTCTTGTTGAGTGCGGACATGATGTAGTAATCCTGCTCGACTCCATCACCCGACTCGCACGCGCATACAACACCGTATCGCCAGCCTCCGGCAAAATCCTGTCAGGAGGTGTCGATGCCAACGCACTCCAGAAACCAAAGCGCTTCTTCGGTGCAGCGCGTAATATCGAAGGCGGAGGCTCGCTGACCATAATCGCCACAGCCCTTACAGAAACAAGTTCAAAGATGGACGAAGTAATCTTCGAAGAATTCAAAGGCACAGGCAATATGGAGCTTCAGCTTGACCGCAAACTCTCCAACAAACGAATCTTCCCCGCTGTCGATATCATGGCGTCAAGCACTCGTCGCGACGACCTGTTGCAGCGTCAGGAGACATTACAGCGCATATGGATTCTGCGCCGTTACCTCAGCGACCGTACATCAATCGAGGCCATGGAGTTCATGCGCGACCAGATGGAGAAGACCCGCGACAACGACGAACTTCTCCGCAGCATGAACGCATAA